A single genomic interval of Legionella israelensis harbors:
- a CDS encoding Tim44 domain-containing protein: MRNFLSCLFIVLLSFGLFINEASAKRFGGGRSFGVQRSHSSLFSSHKPKTTALKGQRANTGKWGGILGGALIGGLLASLFMGHGLMNGLITWLMLGFAVFLIVSLLRKKMQPGMQFAQSNANAFRSNSYNNFAQSNAFGNSSTDFDEEGFLRNAKVTFIRLQAAYDQKNLQDIQSFTSPEVYAEIKMQLDERDDKPNKTEVIDLNARLLDVSKQTQSTVASVHFTGSIKEDEAIIQLDEIWHFYQFTYSNEWLVSGIQQEVYQP; the protein is encoded by the coding sequence ATGCGAAATTTTCTTTCTTGCTTATTCATTGTCCTATTGTCTTTCGGTCTGTTTATCAATGAAGCATCGGCAAAACGATTTGGCGGCGGCAGAAGTTTTGGTGTACAACGCTCTCATAGCAGCCTTTTTTCATCCCATAAACCAAAAACCACTGCACTAAAGGGACAACGAGCTAATACAGGCAAATGGGGTGGAATATTAGGTGGAGCCTTAATCGGTGGTTTATTAGCCAGTTTGTTTATGGGGCATGGCTTAATGAATGGTTTAATAACCTGGCTGATGCTGGGCTTTGCCGTCTTTCTCATCGTCAGTTTATTACGAAAAAAAATGCAGCCCGGAATGCAGTTCGCCCAGTCTAATGCTAATGCATTCAGATCAAACTCGTATAATAACTTTGCTCAATCCAATGCCTTTGGCAATAGCAGTACTGATTTTGATGAGGAAGGCTTTTTACGCAATGCAAAAGTGACCTTTATTCGGTTACAGGCAGCATATGATCAAAAAAATCTGCAGGATATTCAATCCTTTACTTCACCTGAAGTCTATGCAGAAATTAAAATGCAACTGGATGAACGTGACGATAAACCGAATAAAACGGAAGTGATTGATTTAAACGCAAGATTACTGGATGTTTCCAAGCAAACACAATCTACTGTTGCCAGTGTTCATTTTACCGGTTCCATTAAAGAGGATGAAGCCATTATCCAACTCGATGAAATATGGCATTTTTATCAGTTTACATATTCAAATGAATGGCTTGTCAGTGGTATCCAGCAAGAAGTGTATCAACCCTAA
- a CDS encoding GFA family protein: MMINELTGKCHCGKNTFAIKNKPEFQFICYCNDCRLLNSGGHLCGMVFDQAQLQKAKETQTYTYKGGSGNPIIMHFCPVCSTQLYAFPTEYKDKVVVRVNTLDASEFKPQQYLFTETAFPWDDSISLKGM; encoded by the coding sequence ATGATGATAAATGAGTTAACTGGAAAGTGCCATTGTGGTAAAAACACCTTTGCCATCAAGAATAAGCCAGAATTTCAATTTATTTGTTATTGCAATGATTGCCGATTATTAAATAGTGGAGGACATTTATGTGGAATGGTTTTTGATCAAGCTCAGTTACAAAAAGCAAAGGAAACCCAAACTTATACGTATAAGGGAGGAAGCGGAAATCCAATCATTATGCATTTCTGTCCTGTTTGTTCTACTCAATTATATGCATTTCCTACCGAATATAAAGATAAGGTGGTTGTAAGAGTTAATACATTGGACGCTTCGGAATTTAAACCGCAGCAATATTTGTTCACGGAAACGGCATTTCCCTGGGATGACTCCATTAGTTTGAAAGGCATGTAA